A DNA window from Roseovarius sp. Pro17 contains the following coding sequences:
- a CDS encoding ABC transporter permease: MGNENKIINGWLMLHIALCLIFIFAPIAGSFVFSLNSDRFPSLPLGEFSLEWYRAIWEDPLVWSGFANTVIVGLTVAVIATILGFGGAYTDFRYNFFGKSFYLALALLPPTIPVVIMGLAMLAFLSRINLSGSTISVVIAHGVMCSPFAMAIIRLRLSQMDPDLEAAAWNLGGNEWATLRHVIIPFTKPAIFAALFITMAVSFDEFAVAWFVSGLNETLPVKILGFLQGQVSPRINAIGSLAFLSSMTLIVLAQLLLRNPDQGSK; this comes from the coding sequence ATGGGCAACGAGAACAAAATCATCAATGGTTGGCTAATGCTGCATATCGCGCTGTGCCTGATCTTTATCTTTGCGCCCATCGCGGGCAGCTTTGTCTTTTCGCTGAACTCGGACCGTTTCCCGTCGCTGCCGTTGGGGGAATTCTCGCTGGAATGGTATCGCGCAATCTGGGAGGACCCGCTGGTCTGGTCCGGCTTTGCGAACACCGTGATCGTGGGCCTGACCGTGGCTGTGATCGCCACCATCCTCGGATTTGGCGGGGCTTATACCGATTTTCGCTATAACTTCTTCGGCAAATCCTTCTATCTCGCCCTAGCGCTACTGCCGCCAACGATCCCGGTCGTCATCATGGGCCTCGCAATGCTGGCATTCCTGTCGCGGATCAACCTGTCGGGCAGCACGATTTCGGTGGTGATCGCGCATGGCGTGATGTGTAGCCCCTTTGCCATGGCCATCATTCGCCTGCGCCTGTCGCAGATGGACCCCGACCTAGAGGCAGCAGCGTGGAACCTCGGCGGCAACGAATGGGCGACGCTGCGTCACGTCATCATCCCCTTCACCAAGCCGGCGATCTTTGCCGCGCTCTTCATCACCATGGCTGTGTCTTTTGACGAGTTCGCCGTCGCGTGGTTCGTGTCGGGCCTGAACGAGACGCTGCCGGTCAAGATCCTCGGCTTCCTTCAGGGGCAGGTCAGCCCGCGCATCAACGCCATCGGCTCGCTCGCCTTCCTTAGCTCCATGACGCTGATCGTGCTGGCGCAGCTATTGCTGCGGAACCCCGATCAGGGATCGAAATAA
- a CDS encoding spermidine/putrescine ABC transporter substrate-binding protein: MTNTLIRPTRRKLLTMTAGAALATPFLSIRASAQTVNLSMLAWYGHAEPDIVGEFEEANNVKFTPKYYTGGDNMLGLIAQSPPGTYDVILSDGEYVQQLNAAGYIQELDAADYAFDDFFPEFQKFPGHWSDDKLYSVITRFGFLGVSYNTDEFTEKEASTYGIFADERATGKLGHFDWHLPNLGQMSLWDGNASPYDIDDAAWAAVKETTMGLRPQVGGFFDYGGTFSSLKSGQMTLFAGIGDWITGVLEKNGANVRSVIPEEGGLQWTESFSIGKGTKNYEMANKWIQYITSPEGQAKSADMAAYPALIPSEAGWKVLNETNPEEAKRQKMVMGERNVMDMIRDGQIQFRQLPVQQDLGDWNDFWSDYKAS; this comes from the coding sequence ATGACCAACACTCTGATCAGACCCACTCGCCGCAAGCTGCTGACCATGACGGCCGGCGCCGCGCTAGCGACACCCTTCCTATCGATCCGCGCCTCGGCGCAGACGGTGAACCTGTCGATGCTGGCATGGTATGGCCACGCCGAGCCCGACATTGTTGGTGAATTCGAAGAAGCCAACAACGTCAAATTCACGCCGAAATACTACACCGGCGGCGACAACATGCTGGGCCTCATCGCGCAATCGCCCCCCGGCACCTACGACGTGATCCTGTCGGATGGTGAATATGTGCAACAGCTTAACGCGGCTGGCTATATTCAGGAACTGGACGCAGCCGACTACGCCTTTGACGACTTTTTCCCCGAGTTCCAGAAGTTCCCGGGCCATTGGTCTGACGACAAGCTTTACTCTGTCATCACGCGCTTCGGCTTTCTCGGGGTGTCCTACAACACTGATGAATTCACCGAAAAAGAGGCCTCGACCTACGGCATCTTTGCGGACGAGCGCGCGACCGGCAAGCTGGGCCATTTCGACTGGCATCTGCCGAACCTGGGCCAGATGAGCCTCTGGGACGGAAATGCGTCGCCCTACGACATCGACGATGCCGCGTGGGCTGCGGTCAAGGAAACCACGATGGGCCTGCGTCCGCAGGTCGGTGGCTTCTTTGACTATGGCGGAACATTCTCATCGCTCAAGAGCGGCCAGATGACCCTGTTCGCCGGCATTGGCGACTGGATCACCGGCGTTCTGGAGAAAAACGGCGCGAACGTGCGCAGCGTCATCCCCGAAGAGGGCGGCTTGCAATGGACCGAGTCGTTCTCGATCGGCAAGGGCACCAAGAATTACGAGATGGCCAACAAGTGGATCCAGTATATCACCTCGCCCGAGGGTCAGGCCAAGTCGGCCGACATGGCCGCCTATCCTGCGCTGATCCCATCCGAGGCAGGCTGGAAGGTGCTGAACGAAACCAACCCCGAAGAGGCCAAGCGTCAGAAGATGGTCATGGGCGAGCGTAACGTCATGGACATGATCCGCGACGGTCAAATCCAGTTCCGCCAGCTGCCCGTGCAGCAGGATCTGGGCGATTGGAACGACTTCTGGTCCGACTACAAAGCCTCCTGA
- a CDS encoding creatininase has product MTRSTVFAAEMPWPSYQKQVQGGDVPILIPLGSMEQHGHHMPMHVDVLLPTEFARRVAEQVGALVAPPFTYGYKSHQKSGGGNFFPGTTSLDGATLVNALKDVVKEFVRHGVRNLCIVNGHFENSWFITEAIDLALRELRWGGIDDVTVMVLSYWDFVDQASIEKLYPNGFLGWDIEHGGVLETSLMLRLHPDLVSLKDAVEHAPATFPPYDIYPAKPDWTPASGTLSSPKEATVEKGDILLEVCTKGIVDAIITEFAPKGAPTAAQ; this is encoded by the coding sequence ATGACCAGATCCACCGTTTTCGCCGCTGAAATGCCATGGCCCTCCTATCAAAAACAGGTTCAGGGCGGCGATGTGCCGATCTTGATCCCCCTTGGTTCCATGGAACAGCACGGCCACCACATGCCGATGCATGTCGATGTCCTGTTGCCCACCGAATTCGCCCGCCGCGTGGCCGAGCAAGTGGGTGCGTTGGTCGCGCCCCCGTTTACTTACGGCTACAAGTCACACCAAAAATCGGGCGGCGGAAACTTCTTTCCCGGCACGACAAGCCTTGACGGCGCGACCCTCGTGAATGCGCTCAAGGATGTGGTCAAGGAATTCGTGCGGCATGGCGTGCGCAACCTGTGTATCGTCAACGGCCATTTCGAGAACTCGTGGTTCATCACCGAAGCTATCGATTTGGCGCTGCGCGAGCTGCGCTGGGGCGGAATCGACGACGTCACGGTCATGGTGCTGTCCTATTGGGATTTCGTTGATCAGGCATCCATTGAAAAACTCTACCCCAACGGTTTTCTGGGCTGGGACATCGAGCATGGCGGCGTGTTGGAGACATCCTTGATGCTGCGCCTGCATCCCGATCTCGTCTCGCTGAAGGACGCGGTAGAGCATGCACCCGCCACCTTCCCGCCCTACGACATCTATCCGGCCAAACCGGATTGGACCCCCGCCAGCGGGACACTGTCCTCACCCAAAGAGGCCACCGTCGAAAAGGGTGACATCTTGCTTGAGGTTTGCACCAAAGGCATCGTCGACGCTATCATCACGGAATTTGCACCCAAAGGCGCGCCGACAGCCGCCCAGTGA
- a CDS encoding ABC transporter permease → MKRPSLFSLVLSLPLLIWQLAFFLFPLLFLVAISFWTVKMFQMQPDLNFGNWQRILTRGVFWDAYLRTMILATSAAVLTSAIAFPASYAISFKLSDTAKRWMIFVLIIPFFTSYLVRVYSLQVFLTDAGIVNAALGYIGLGPFPMLNNTFGTLVGMITLCLPLVILLQTFSLNFVNRDLIEAAHNLRCGRLRTVLSVVVPSAKVGLVIAALFAFILSFGDFVSPLYLGGGNPPTLSIMITDITKSGQQWPRAAVVAIMMIGTLMTVAFAAITYAYKERGK, encoded by the coding sequence ATGAAACGCCCCAGCCTCTTTTCGCTAGTCCTATCGCTGCCGCTGCTGATCTGGCAGCTGGCGTTTTTCCTGTTTCCGCTGCTGTTCCTCGTCGCGATCAGCTTTTGGACGGTCAAGATGTTTCAGATGCAGCCCGATCTCAATTTCGGTAACTGGCAGCGCATCCTGACCCGGGGCGTGTTCTGGGACGCCTACCTGCGCACCATGATTTTGGCGACCTCAGCCGCCGTGCTGACCAGCGCCATCGCCTTTCCGGCGAGCTATGCGATTTCATTCAAACTCAGCGACACGGCCAAGCGTTGGATGATCTTTGTGCTGATCATCCCGTTCTTCACCAGCTATCTGGTGCGGGTCTATTCACTGCAGGTTTTCCTGACCGATGCGGGCATCGTCAACGCGGCGCTGGGTTATATCGGGCTTGGCCCGTTTCCCATGCTGAACAACACCTTCGGCACGCTGGTCGGGATGATCACGCTCTGCTTGCCGCTGGTGATCCTGCTGCAAACATTCAGCCTCAATTTCGTCAACCGCGATCTGATTGAGGCTGCGCATAACCTGCGCTGCGGGCGGCTGCGCACGGTGCTGTCGGTCGTCGTGCCGTCGGCCAAAGTCGGCCTTGTCATCGCAGCGCTGTTTGCCTTCATCCTCAGCTTTGGTGATTTCGTCAGCCCGCTTTATCTGGGCGGTGGCAACCCGCCGACGCTATCGATCATGATCACCGACATCACGAAATCAGGCCAGCAATGGCCGCGCGCCGCTGTGGTCGCGATCATGATGATCGGTACGCTGATGACTGTGGCTTTCGCCGCCATCACCTACGCCTACAAGGAGCGCGGCAAATAA
- a CDS encoding DUF6691 family protein: MRLLFGFLSGLIFGIGLILSGMANPAKVLNFLDIFGTWDPSLAFVMGGASLTAFIGYRLAWRQDRPILMADFDIPSANDIDVKLLSGAALFGIGWGIGGFCPGPAWTALPIAASGTLIFVPAMLIGIWAGRRVKSTSLKTGSV; the protein is encoded by the coding sequence ATGCGTCTTTTGTTTGGTTTTCTTTCCGGTCTGATCTTTGGCATCGGGCTGATCCTTTCGGGCATGGCAAACCCTGCGAAGGTTCTAAACTTCTTGGATATTTTCGGCACATGGGATCCAAGTCTGGCTTTCGTCATGGGTGGCGCGTCGCTGACCGCGTTTATCGGCTACCGTCTGGCATGGCGGCAGGATCGCCCAATTCTGATGGCAGATTTCGACATTCCCTCGGCCAACGATATCGACGTCAAGCTGCTGTCGGGTGCGGCATTGTTTGGCATCGGCTGGGGTATCGGCGGGTTCTGCCCCGGCCCCGCGTGGACGGCCCTGCCCATCGCCGCCTCCGGCACGCTGATATTCGTCCCTGCAATGCTGATCGGTATCTGGGCGGGTCGGCGGGTCAAATCCACCTCCCTCAAGACAGGGAGTGTATGA
- a CDS encoding M24 family metallopeptidase: protein MLHVMEWHNGDKDYSPFSDNEMSRRQNELRDWMGKSDVDAALFTSHHCINYYSGWLYCSFGRKYGMVIDQKNATTISAGIDGGQPWRRSFGNNVTYTDWHRDNFYRAIQQLTKGAKRVGIEFDQVSLEHRQQVQDALPDVEFVDVGQPSMWMRTIKSDQEIKLIREGARICDAGGWAAVGAIKAGVPEHEVAIASTNAMIREIAKSFPFVELMDTWTWFQSGINTDGAHNPVTNREVQSGDILSLNTFPMIFGYYTALERTLFCEHVDDSSLDIWEKNVKVHERGLELLRPGARCMDIAIELNEIYREWDLLQYRSFGYGHSFGVLSHYYGREAGVELREDIDTVLKPGMVVSMEPMVMIPESTPGAGGYREHDLVVIDEDGAENITGFPLGPDHNIIEN from the coding sequence ATGCTTCACGTCATGGAGTGGCACAATGGCGACAAGGATTACTCGCCGTTTTCCGACAATGAAATGTCCCGCCGTCAGAACGAGCTGCGCGATTGGATGGGCAAAAGTGATGTTGATGCGGCGCTTTTTACGTCACACCATTGCATCAACTATTACAGCGGTTGGCTCTATTGCTCTTTTGGTCGCAAGTACGGGATGGTTATTGATCAAAAGAACGCCACGACCATTTCGGCGGGCATAGACGGTGGCCAGCCGTGGCGCCGCAGCTTTGGCAATAACGTCACCTATACCGACTGGCACCGCGACAATTTCTATCGCGCTATCCAGCAGCTGACCAAGGGCGCTAAGCGCGTCGGGATTGAGTTCGACCAGGTGTCGCTTGAACATCGCCAGCAGGTGCAGGACGCATTACCCGATGTTGAATTTGTCGATGTCGGGCAGCCCTCAATGTGGATGCGCACCATAAAGTCCGATCAGGAAATCAAGCTGATCAGAGAGGGCGCGCGCATCTGTGACGCCGGCGGTTGGGCAGCGGTTGGCGCCATCAAGGCCGGTGTGCCCGAACACGAGGTCGCCATCGCCAGCACCAACGCTATGATCCGCGAGATCGCCAAATCCTTTCCTTTCGTGGAGTTGATGGACACCTGGACTTGGTTCCAGTCAGGCATTAACACCGACGGCGCGCATAATCCGGTGACCAACCGCGAGGTGCAGTCGGGCGATATCCTGAGCCTCAATACCTTCCCGATGATCTTTGGTTATTACACCGCGCTGGAGCGGACGCTGTTCTGCGAGCACGTGGACGATTCCAGCCTCGATATCTGGGAGAAAAATGTGAAGGTTCATGAGCGCGGGCTGGAATTGCTAAGGCCCGGCGCGCGTTGCATGGACATCGCGATCGAGCTGAACGAAATTTATCGTGAATGGGACCTGCTTCAGTATCGTTCGTTCGGTTATGGTCACAGCTTTGGTGTCCTGAGCCATTATTATGGCCGCGAAGCTGGCGTAGAACTGCGCGAGGATATCGACACGGTGTTGAAGCCCGGCATGGTCGTTTCAATGGAGCCGATGGTTATGATCCCTGAGAGCACCCCCGGTGCTGGCGGCTACCGCGAGCATGACCTCGTTGTTATTGACGAGGATGGGGCGGAGAATATCACCGGTTTCCCCTTGGGCCCGGACCACAACATTATTGAGAATTGA
- a CDS encoding FAD-binding oxidoreductase — protein MTFRLTLKEIEPVTRDTHHLIFDRPDAFEYAPGQGVELHLLKDGWEKKGRPFTPVTLPNEPTLEFIIKSYPDHHGVTEQIAKMEPGDEVKMKGPFGAIADKGPGVFIAGGAGVTPMIAILRQRLHEHGTLAGSTLVFANKTEADIIWRDKFEAMEGLKTAFVVDEAGASVPQQRIDRDYLRQFVEPDSHYYLCGPPPMMGAVREALHDLGVEDTQIIEEKF, from the coding sequence ATGACATTTCGCCTGACACTAAAGGAAATCGAACCGGTTACGCGTGATACGCACCATCTGATCTTTGATCGACCGGACGCGTTCGAATACGCGCCCGGACAGGGTGTGGAGTTGCATCTGCTCAAGGACGGTTGGGAGAAGAAGGGACGTCCCTTTACCCCAGTGACGTTGCCGAATGAGCCGACGTTGGAATTCATCATAAAATCCTACCCCGATCATCACGGCGTTACCGAACAGATCGCCAAAATGGAGCCGGGTGACGAAGTCAAGATGAAGGGACCTTTTGGCGCAATTGCGGACAAGGGGCCGGGTGTGTTCATCGCCGGTGGCGCGGGCGTCACCCCGATGATTGCCATATTGCGCCAAAGGTTGCACGAACACGGAACGCTTGCGGGATCGACGCTAGTGTTCGCCAACAAGACCGAAGCTGACATCATCTGGCGCGACAAGTTCGAGGCGATGGAGGGACTAAAGACCGCCTTCGTGGTGGACGAGGCTGGCGCCAGTGTCCCGCAGCAAAGGATTGATCGCGACTACCTGCGCCAGTTCGTCGAACCTGACAGCCATTACTATCTCTGCGGACCGCCGCCAATGATGGGTGCCGTCCGCGAGGCGCTGCACGATCTGGGCGTCGAGGACACGCAGATCATTGAAGAGAAGTTCTAG
- the ctaD gene encoding cytochrome c oxidase subunit I, with the protein MTEATLHQSPDHDERGFFTRWFMSTNHKDIGIIYLFTSAGVGLIAALLSVFMRMELMEPGVQYMCLEGLRFWPSVADCTPDGHLWNIIVTYHGILMMFFVVIPALFGGMGNYFMPLMIGAPDMAFPRLNNLSYWLFVAGTSLAVASFFAPGGDASHGAGVGWTLYAPLSVRDGGISMDLAIFAIHVSGASSILGAINMITTFLNMRAPGMSLFKVPLFAWSIFITAWMLLMAVPVLAGAVTMLLVDRNFATTFFEPAGGGDPMLYQHLFWFFGHPEVYIVVLPGFGIISHVIATFSRKPIFGYLPMVWALIAIGFLGFLVWAHHMFTVGMSITQQSFFQIASVTIAVPTGIKIFSWLATMWRGSIQFKTPMLFAIGFIFLFTVGGVTGVVVAQASLDRAYHDTYYVVAHFHYVMSLGAVFALFAGIYYWLAKMSGRQYPEWAGKLHFWMFFIGANLTFFPQHFLGRQGMPRRYIDYPDAFALWNTVSSWGALLSFASFLLFIWIIFYTLLAGKRETRASYWNDYADTLEWTLPTPVPEHTFEQLPKPEDWDRKSVA; encoded by the coding sequence ATGACCGAAGCGACCCTGCACCAGAGCCCCGACCACGACGAACGCGGGTTCTTTACCCGATGGTTCATGTCCACCAACCACAAAGACATCGGCATCATCTATCTGTTCACCTCGGCTGGCGTCGGTTTGATCGCCGCGTTGCTGTCGGTCTTTATGCGGATGGAGCTGATGGAGCCGGGCGTGCAGTACATGTGCCTCGAAGGCTTACGGTTTTGGCCTTCGGTGGCAGACTGCACGCCGGACGGGCATCTGTGGAACATCATTGTCACTTACCACGGTATTCTGATGATGTTCTTCGTGGTGATCCCGGCGCTGTTCGGCGGGATGGGCAATTATTTCATGCCGTTGATGATCGGCGCGCCTGACATGGCGTTTCCGCGGTTGAACAATCTCAGCTACTGGTTGTTTGTGGCGGGAACCAGTCTGGCCGTCGCGTCGTTTTTCGCGCCCGGCGGGGACGCATCACACGGTGCCGGGGTGGGCTGGACTCTATACGCGCCGCTTTCGGTTCGGGATGGTGGGATCTCGATGGATCTGGCGATCTTTGCTATCCACGTCTCGGGCGCCAGTTCGATCCTTGGCGCGATCAACATGATCACTACCTTCCTCAACATGCGCGCGCCGGGCATGAGCCTGTTCAAGGTGCCACTGTTCGCCTGGTCGATCTTTATCACGGCATGGATGCTTCTGATGGCCGTTCCAGTCCTCGCTGGGGCCGTGACGATGCTGCTGGTTGATCGAAACTTTGCAACGACATTCTTCGAGCCCGCCGGCGGGGGCGATCCGATGCTCTATCAGCATCTGTTCTGGTTTTTTGGGCATCCCGAGGTCTATATCGTCGTCCTGCCCGGTTTTGGTATCATCAGCCACGTCATCGCGACGTTTTCGCGCAAGCCGATTTTTGGCTACCTGCCGATGGTCTGGGCGTTGATTGCCATCGGGTTCCTGGGCTTTCTGGTTTGGGCGCATCACATGTTCACTGTGGGCATGTCGATCACGCAGCAAAGCTTTTTCCAGATTGCGTCGGTCACGATCGCAGTGCCAACCGGCATCAAGATATTCTCGTGGCTGGCGACCATGTGGCGCGGTTCGATCCAGTTCAAGACGCCGATGTTGTTTGCCATCGGTTTCATCTTTCTGTTCACTGTCGGCGGGGTGACGGGTGTTGTCGTGGCGCAGGCCAGTTTGGACCGGGCCTACCACGACACCTATTATGTGGTCGCCCATTTCCACTATGTGATGAGCCTCGGCGCGGTGTTCGCGCTGTTTGCCGGGATCTATTATTGGCTCGCCAAGATGTCGGGGCGCCAATATCCCGAATGGGCGGGCAAGCTGCATTTCTGGATGTTTTTCATTGGCGCAAACCTGACCTTCTTTCCCCAGCATTTTCTGGGACGTCAGGGGATGCCGCGCCGCTACATCGACTATCCGGACGCCTTCGCGCTGTGGAATACAGTATCGAGCTGGGGCGCGCTGCTGTCGTTCGCATCGTTCCTGCTGTTCATTTGGATCATCTTCTACACCTTGCTGGCCGGCAAGCGCGAGACGCGGGCGAGCTACTGGAACGATTACGCCGATACACTGGAATGGACCCTGCCGACCCCCGTACCGGAACATACGTTCGAGCAATTGCCCAAGCCTGAAGACTGGGACAGAAAGTCGGTGGCTTGA
- a CDS encoding LysR substrate-binding domain-containing protein, giving the protein MRSFTNLQTDLLRTFVTVVDLRNFTETGKALGRTQPAISLQIKRLEEVAGVKLLSHKRKKIELTADGQTLLDYAREMLRLNDRAVAKLQRAKLLGTLRIGLPIDYSIEYFQKIIGEFSHANPQVLMDIRCNRSRDLLAALHADDLDLAISITDRMPAPHVSLYWSERPVWACGRDHRINPDTPVKIIAHPDGCFYRKRMVDALNVEGRDWHVSFESPGISALQKAVLDGMGVTALTKKTLLPGMRILSPKEGFPKLANIHVGLFYKHIKMSDAALKLIEQISDGVSAFQSPTHARAK; this is encoded by the coding sequence GTGCGTAGTTTCACCAATCTGCAAACTGATCTGTTGCGCACATTTGTGACCGTGGTCGATCTGCGCAATTTCACCGAAACGGGTAAGGCTCTTGGGCGAACGCAGCCCGCAATTTCCTTGCAGATCAAGCGGCTTGAGGAGGTGGCGGGCGTCAAGCTTCTTAGTCACAAGCGCAAGAAGATCGAACTGACGGCGGATGGTCAGACCCTCTTGGATTATGCCCGCGAGATGTTGCGCCTCAATGACCGCGCTGTAGCCAAGCTTCAGCGCGCAAAGCTGTTGGGAACCCTTAGAATCGGCCTGCCGATCGACTATTCGATCGAGTATTTCCAGAAAATCATTGGCGAGTTTTCCCACGCCAATCCGCAAGTGCTTATGGATATCCGCTGCAACCGGAGCCGTGATTTGCTGGCGGCGCTACATGCCGATGATCTGGATTTAGCTATCTCGATCACTGATAGGATGCCCGCGCCGCATGTTTCGCTCTATTGGTCCGAACGTCCGGTCTGGGCGTGCGGTCGTGACCACCGGATCAATCCGGACACGCCGGTCAAGATCATTGCCCACCCCGATGGGTGCTTCTATCGCAAGCGCATGGTCGATGCGCTTAATGTCGAGGGGCGCGATTGGCACGTATCATTCGAAAGCCCCGGTATTTCGGCCCTGCAAAAGGCGGTTCTGGATGGCATGGGCGTGACCGCCCTGACCAAGAAGACGCTCTTGCCAGGGATGCGTATCCTCAGCCCCAAAGAGGGATTTCCGAAACTGGCCAATATTCACGTCGGCCTTTTTTACAAGCATATCAAGATGTCGGATGCGGCGTTGAAGCTGATTGAGCAGATCAGTGATGGGGTCAGTGCCTTTCAATCACCTACTCATGCGCGAGCCAAATGA
- a CDS encoding RrF2 family transcriptional regulator, with amino-acid sequence MRLSSFTDYGLRVLMRLAGAPNQSISTGQIADEFAISQHHLAKVVQDLGRGGFVNSQRGRNGGLQLARPAKTITLGEVVRHLEQRFAIVECFQSDGGSCVLKPLCRLKPRLAAAREAFMSELDQSTVADCALTASGPTLAAK; translated from the coding sequence ATGCGGCTATCATCGTTCACCGACTACGGATTGCGGGTCTTGATGCGTCTTGCCGGCGCACCTAACCAGTCCATCTCGACAGGGCAGATCGCCGATGAATTCGCGATTTCGCAACATCATTTGGCCAAGGTGGTTCAGGATTTGGGTCGCGGCGGGTTCGTCAACAGCCAGCGCGGCAGGAATGGCGGTTTGCAGCTGGCGCGGCCCGCAAAAACGATCACGCTGGGCGAGGTCGTCCGTCATCTGGAGCAGCGGTTTGCAATTGTGGAATGTTTCCAATCGGATGGCGGTTCGTGCGTATTGAAGCCGCTGTGCCGCCTGAAACCTAGGCTTGCCGCAGCGCGCGAAGCTTTCATGTCGGAACTGGACCAGTCAACCGTAGCGGATTGTGCTTTGACTGCCAGTGGGCCGACGCTCGCCGCCAAATAA
- a CDS encoding ABC transporter ATP-binding protein gives MTSNAIVKFDNVVKKFGDFVAVEKADFEIGRGEFLAIMGSSGCGKTTTLRMLAGLEDPTSGDIYLDGERVNGRATWDRDTPMVWQSLALFPFLTVQENVEFSLKMRGVGKAERTERALKWLDKMQITEFADRNVAQLSGGQKQRVALARALVTEPKILLLDEPLSALDAHLKVRMQAVLSNLQKDLGITFVYVTHSMSEAFSMADRVVIMSRGRIEQIGTPREIYREPHNRFVAEFLGSANIFDATIEGKVTDGWKVTHEGGNTVIPTAELQNGKPGDKVTFIVSAENMQLSAPDSDQIGIEATVVGDEFVGGTAMIFLETETGQEIKVQKSHDELSDVNAKAGSKLIVSWSAENCHVLPGE, from the coding sequence ATGACATCCAATGCCATCGTAAAATTCGACAATGTGGTCAAAAAGTTCGGCGACTTTGTCGCTGTCGAAAAGGCCGATTTTGAGATTGGTCGGGGCGAGTTTCTGGCCATCATGGGGTCGTCCGGCTGCGGCAAGACGACGACGCTGCGGATGCTGGCGGGACTCGAAGACCCGACATCGGGCGACATCTATCTGGACGGCGAGCGGGTGAACGGACGCGCCACATGGGATCGCGACACGCCGATGGTCTGGCAGAGCCTTGCGCTGTTCCCGTTCCTGACAGTGCAGGAAAACGTCGAATTTTCGCTGAAGATGCGCGGCGTGGGCAAGGCCGAGCGCACCGAACGAGCACTCAAATGGCTGGACAAGATGCAGATCACCGAATTCGCGGATCGCAACGTCGCGCAGCTCTCAGGTGGCCAGAAACAGCGCGTGGCTTTGGCACGCGCACTGGTGACAGAGCCAAAAATTCTGCTGCTGGACGAGCCACTGTCGGCGCTTGATGCGCATCTCAAGGTGCGCATGCAGGCTGTTCTTTCGAACCTGCAAAAGGATCTGGGCATCACCTTTGTCTACGTCACCCACTCCATGTCCGAGGCGTTCTCGATGGCCGACCGTGTGGTCATCATGAGCCGTGGCCGGATCGAGCAGATCGGCACGCCACGAGAGATCTACCGCGAGCCGCATAACCGGTTCGTGGCCGAATTTCTCGGCTCGGCCAACATCTTTGATGCCACCATCGAAGGGAAGGTCACGGACGGCTGGAAGGTCACGCATGAAGGTGGCAACACCGTTATTCCCACGGCCGAATTGCAGAATGGAAAGCCGGGCGACAAGGTCACCTTCATCGTCAGCGCCGAAAACATGCAGCTAAGTGCGCCCGACAGCGATCAGATCGGAATCGAAGCGACGGTCGTGGGCGATGAGTTCGTCGGGGGCACGGCCATGATCTTTCTCGAAACGGAGACGGGCCAGGAAATCAAGGTGCAGAAATCCCATGACGAGCTGAGCGACGTGAACGCCAAGGCCGGATCGAAACTGATCGTGAGTTGGAGCGCGGAGAACTGCCACGTCCTTCCGGGCGAGTGA
- a CDS encoding YeeE/YedE family protein, giving the protein MLPVTLTDFTPWASLGGGILIGLSAVMVMALFGRIAGIVGITAGAVTQGDRGWRLAFIAGLLAAPVAWLLVTGDFPHQTVSENLPAMAIAGLLVGIGTALGSGCTSGHGVCGLARLSGRSLAAVITFIVFAALTVFVLRHVIGGAI; this is encoded by the coding sequence ATGCTGCCTGTTACACTTACTGATTTCACTCCGTGGGCCTCACTTGGGGGCGGAATACTTATAGGGCTGTCCGCCGTCATGGTGATGGCCTTGTTCGGTCGAATTGCCGGGATCGTGGGGATCACCGCAGGCGCCGTCACGCAAGGGGATCGCGGCTGGCGGCTGGCGTTTATCGCAGGGCTGCTTGCCGCCCCTGTTGCATGGTTGCTGGTGACGGGTGATTTCCCGCACCAAACCGTCAGTGAAAATCTGCCCGCTATGGCTATCGCTGGTTTGTTGGTGGGTATCGGCACCGCGCTGGGATCAGGCTGCACATCCGGACACGGCGTTTGCGGACTAGCGCGGCTTTCTGGCCGGTCGCTGGCCGCCGTCATAACGTTCATTGTGTTTGCCGCACTCACTGTGTTCGTCTTGCGTCATGTAATCGGGGGGGCAATCTAA